The genomic window TTTCTTCAGCGCTTGCTTTGAGCATTTCATCGGCAACCTCGGTGTCGTCGGTGTCAAACGTATGGCGGGTACCGTTTTTATGGCACAAACAATTGCAGATTCCAGGGAGATCTGCAGGTTCTTCAGATAGTTGGCCATATGCCCAAACGGCAGCGAGTGTAGAAAAAACGCCAGACAGGAAGGGATATTCTTGGATAGGAGATGTTACAAGATCATACAGCATTTGGATAAGCGATCGGTTAATTACATGGATTTGAACTTCAGGTAAGAATGATTTGGTAATAAAACCAATAAAAAGACTTGTTTTTATCAGAATTTGCGCGTCGTTTCCTTTGGGGTTTTCATTACGGGCTGTTTGAGCAAGTTGATTGTTCATTGTTTGTGTTGCAAGCATTACCAACTCACCATTTTGCCACATTTCAGAGACATCAAGACATGCGATTTCATACAAGAAGGTTTCAACCTGATCAAGTGTTTTTCGAGCAACTTGAGTTGGTGTTCTTTTGCACAGAAGTGATAGTTCTGCAAATTTCATTGTTGCTTGGGTATGAAGTTGATCTCCGCGTGGCCAAATTCCATAGCTGTCTTCGTTGAGAGTCTCTGTTATTTTTTGCTTGATCGCATTCAGATATCCCAGCCCATCTGTTTGTTCGGTTTCTTCTTGAATACTTTCTAGAGGGGTAATTGAACAAGAAAAACCGATAAAAAGAATAAAAAATGAAGAATATTTTAAAAATCTAATCATCGTTAACGTTTCATTTTATAGAGTAGTGAATGTTTTTATGATACCAAAATAAGATTTTTTTCTTTAAACACTATTTTTTACGTTTTTTTATAGAAAAATCGTCTTTTTTTGAATTTAACATGTCGTATAGAAAACTTTTATAGGGTTTTTAGGCTTTTTATCCCAATTTTCTCAGAGATGAACTATTGTGTTTATTTTTTTGCCTTGAATATCATCTTGCGAGATAAAAAATGTTTAATTAGGGCCATTTTATGCAAAGTTGCCATAAGATTTTTTCAGTCTATTTTGTGTTCAATTTTGTTTTAGGGGGCTTTCTTTTTGCTGGTCCAATGAATTTTTCTGGAAGTAGTTTTGTTGTAAATGATGCATCTAATAGATTGATGGACTCTTTTGATTTATCAACTACCGTTACGTTGCAATTTAATGGAACTAGTGCGGGTTCAAATCCAATTAGAGTTGATGGAAGTGGCCTGTGTTTGAACATGGCACGAACGCTTTCGCCTATGATTTTTGTTGCTGCTGGAAAAACGGTTGAACTTTCCAACATTGTTCTCAAGGATTTTTCTCCTGCGCATCTTATGTTGGGAGCAGGTTCACGACTGCTTTTTGGTGATAATGTGTGTATTCAGTTAGCAGATAATGCAAATCCATTAACATATTCGTGGGTTTTTAGTGGAACTGGTGCGGTTATTGACGGTCGAGGAAAGGCCTTGCGTTTAAATGCAACTGATGCTCTTTTGATTAATGATGCAAAATCCTTAACTCTTAAAGACCTTTGTATGTATGGATTAAAAACAACAGGTACGGCTCATTCTCTTCGATGTATTGGAGTAAATTCACAACTTATTTTAGAGGATGCAAAAATATATACCGATGGCTATTTCAATGCGGTGCAGGGAAATATGCTTATTAAAAATGATGTTTCATTTTGTGGCGCTGATACAAAAGTTGCGTGGACTTCCCCTGGCCGGCTCACTATTGATTCGTTTTCGAGTTTAACATTCGATTTTGGAACAACATTTAGTTATGATTCTGCAGCGCGCAGTAGAAATAATTTTGTAATGACTGATTATTCTTCTTGGTTAAAGCTTAATAATGCTCGGTTTCATACAACTCGACCAGGTCTTGTTCTTTCTTCTGGATCGGCATCTGTAGAAAATGCAGTTATTTTTTCGAGTGAGGCTTTGAATGTATCTGAAGCATTTCGTATTGATCGTTCACTTAAGGTCTATGTTCCGCTAGGAGCATCGATAGAGCCGCGTGGCATAATTCTGTACGAATAATTTACAAAGGTTTTTAACGTATGCGAATTGCACTTCTTTTTTTGCTTCACCTGTCTGCTCTTTTGAGCGATGTAAATCTTGATTTTGCCATTAATAATGGCAGATCAGTAAAAGAAATTTCACGAGAAAATGTTTTAACAGCCCGTGGAAGAAAATCAAAAATAATGGTTTTTGATGGTGCAGGAACGTCGGTCCAGCTTCCTTCTACCCCAGATCAGGTTATTGTTGTAAATGCAGGGTGTACTTTGATTATCAAAAATAAACGTTTACTCGGGTTTAGACCAGAGCATGTTCTTTTGCGAAATGCATCAACTTCAAAATTTTTTTTGGATGATGGAGCGGTGGTTGACCTTGAGCAAAACATATCGTTGCAGAATGATTTTGATGTTTCAGGAGATGCGGTTATTAATGGTAATGGCAAATCGATAACTTTTGTAAGAGATGGTTCTCTTTCTGTTTTTTCAAGAGCAACGCTTGTGATTAAAGATTGTTTGCTCAAGGGGTTGGGAGATTTCAAGACAACTTCTGGGGCAAATGCAACTCGATTGATGTGCGATGAGAATGCTCATCTCGGAATTTCCTCTACAAGGTGCATGTTTGATAATACGTGGTCTTTTACGTCAGGAAGGGTTCACTTCTGGGGTGATGTTTCTATGACAAGTACTTGGGCTGCGTTTAAATATATTTCAGGGAGTTTGTCTGATGTGAATCCTGATTCCAGTCTTTCTTTTAAAGGGGGTATGACATTTTTTTATGATAGTAAAGCGGGACCGAATAAATTTTCGTTAGTTGATGAAAGTTCATCATTGCTATTTGATAGCGCATCATTCGAGACTGGTCGTGCAGGAATGAATATTAGGAGTGGAAAAATTTTTGTGAAAGGATCGACAACCTTTAAATTAGAGCGAGCGCTTCCTGCTGCAGGATTAACGATAGCACCGTTGGTTGATTTAACGGTTCTTTCTGGCACATATTTAAAGGTTGCAGGATTGATTGCTCATGGTTCTTCTGGTTGATACGAATATTTAAAAAGCAGTTCTTTTGATGGTTTTTCGTCGGTGATAATTTCTGAAAAATTACATTTCTTTAAAAAATGTATGCAGCGCTGATTTTTATAAGAAACACGAGCGTATATTTCTCGTATTTGTGTGCGCGAAAAAAGAGTTTCAGTTATTAGACTAAGAATTTTTTGTGCTCCAGAGGTTCCTCGTGATGCAGGAAAGCAAAAACCTGTGATTTCGACCTGATGTGGTGCGGGTGAATTTTTTTGAGTAACTGCTTGGAGTTCCATTGTGCCAATAAATGTATTTTTTTCGTTAAAAACACAGTATGAACAGGTTTTTCCTATTTTTTCGTTTATCCATTTATTCCACAGCAAGGGAGCTGCTTGCTTGTATTTAAACTCAGATGTTGAGTAATCAGTAGGTTGCAGCGGAGTTTCTAGAAAATATGGTTCAAGAATTAAGGGAGCAAATTCTTTGAAGTGAGTGATTGAGTATTTTTGTAAAAAAAAATGCGGGATCACGATTGTTTCTGGTAATTGATTAAAGATTGCTCGAAACGAAGCATTCTTTTTATATTTTTTTAAAGCAAATTGACTCATGCTCAAGATGGTATTTAATGAAAGATAATTTTTTTGCGCAAATTGGATTATGCTTGCAATTATAAAAAGGGTTATACAGAAAATAATATTATTTTTTGAGAGAGAGTATTTTTTCATAATTTTGTTTCGATAATTTGAATGAAAGTTGATTATCGTGCGTTGTGTGTGAATAGGTAAAGCCGCATTTAAGAAGATACCCAGAGCATCGTCCATTGTATGGCGAGGTTTCTGCAGTCAACTCGCAACTTGTTGTTGATTGAAAAAATAAAGTCGAAAGAAGTTTCATTGTTTCTTGGCTAAGCCCTTTTCCCCATACGCTGGGAGTTGCAAGTCCACCTAAAATAAACACTCGTTTATTTGTTGTTTCATCTATTTCGTCGCGAATATGAATTATCCCCGCAATTCTTTTGGTAGATTTGTCTTGTACTGTGTAAGTAATCATTTTTCCAAAAAGTTGCATAAAGTACTCTTCGTACAAAAGTTCTATGTAATCGTACTCGTAGACCTGTGTGCTATTTCTTTGCATAAAAAAGAAGTCAGAGCATGAAGGGTTTTTAAAAAGTTCAATTACTTCACAAAAGGTACGCGGATTTAGTTTTTCAAGAACGACTAATTTTCCTTCAGAGTGTGCGGGAAGATTTTTGAGAGGAGTGTTGTCGTATTCATTTCTTAAATTCCATTGAAATAAAAAGCAATCGGAGATGGCGTAAATATTTTTTAGTGAAATTTCGCACGAATAGATGTGCCATGCAATTGGTGTTGTAACAGCAATCATGCAGATGCTCATTATTACCAAAAAACGCATGTTAAAATTTACCGACTTAGTTGATAAATAATATTGTTGAGTGTTTTTTCTCTCACAACAGCTTCTGAAAGTATTTGTTCTGGGATTGGGTCATCAAGTTCGTCAAAACGATCTAAATCAGGCTTGAAGTAGACAAATTCTCTGAGCCTGTCGTGATTAAAAAGGTGTAAATAACTTTTGATATCGTCTCGTGACGCGGCGATTCCTTCTTTGAAGGCTATCGAGTCAATAATAACTTCTTCCTTCAGTTGCTTTTCGGCTAATTTCTCAAGCTGGCGTGAAAAATTTTTTTGGGCTTTATACACGTGGTAGTCAGGAAATTGACGAAGCGCTTTGAGTATGTCTTCTTGTTTTCGCAGTGTGAGATGCTGAGGGATTTCAAAACGTTGCTTTGAAAGAAGAAGATTAAAGACTTCTTCGATGATTGATTTTCGTTGTGAAATGTCATTTCTGAACGAAAAAACTTCGATTAATTTTTTGTGAATCTCAAGTTTGCTTTTTAAATTGAAGATAGATTTAAATAGATCGATTGAAAAATGGTTTCCTTTGGAAATTGAAAGGATGGTTATTTTGTGTGGGCTTTGTTCGCTGAGAGATTCTGACTCTTGGTCACTTGAGTGAAATTGATCTGTAACGAATGAGTCGCCAACGGTTTTTCCGAAAAATTGTTGTTTAAATGAATCTGTGATGTAAGTAATTGAAAATTTGAACCAGTATCGTTGTGTAACGCCATCGATTATTGGTTTGTGATTGCTATCAAGAATCGTTGCTTCAAGCTCAATCCAGTCACCATCTTCGATACAACTTTTTTTCTCTAAATCAAAAGCCTTTCCTTCTCTCTCGCAGAAGGTTTCTACCTGTTTGTCCAGGTCTTTGTATAGTTTTCGTTTTGGAGATTTAAAAGGAAGTTTTTTCCATTCGCCAAGTTGTGGCATATCAAGAGTTGAAACGCGAAAAGTGTATAAAATTGAGTTGTCGTCTGCGGTTGAGCTTTGAATTAAGCGAGGTTGATGAACGATTAAAATTTTTTTTGTTTTTAATTCTTGAGTCAAGGCATCAAGAACAAGGTTTTTAAAGATGAAATGTCTAACGGTCTGATTAATTGCAGGGCCATAGCGATTAAGAATAAAAGATGGCGAGATATCATATTTTTCTAAACCGTGAGGTTTAATTTTTGATTTAAAAGCGAGAATAGCTTTTTCTTGCAGTTCTTTTGCAATTGCGGATGGAACTGAAACTGAAATTTCTAGTAAACTAGATGAGATTTTTTCGTGATGAAAAACGAGTCGATCAAACATAATAAAAAGCCGGTTAAAATCGAAACATATCACAGGCGCATATTATTTTCGCTCTTTGGTTGTGATGTCAAGCTAAAGTCACGTTTTTATGTTTTTTTTGCAAATTCATGCGTGTCTGTCTTTTTTGCAACACTCTTTTTTTTGCGTTGATGACAATTATGCTAAAAAAGAAAGGCGGCACCAGAGAAATGGTAACCGCCTTATGGGTTGGGTGTGTCTTGATGAATTACTCTGCAGTTCTTTCTGTAGATTTCATTGCTGCGATTTGAGCTTCAAGTTCAGCGACTTGTTTTTTTAGATCGTCGGTTTCTGATTGTTTATCACTTGCAGATGTTTTTTTGAACTGTTGTGATACTGAGCTTGCAACTGCAGAAACTTCTTGCGGAGTTAATTTAAGGTCCATTTCGATAGCTGCTTTTTTGACTGCATCTAAGAAATCGCCAATTGTAAGAGTTGTTACTTTGCTCAATCCTGTTTTTGCTAAGATAAATTCTTGTACTCCGTAGATGAGTGCTGAATATGCTGCGATACTAATTTTTTCCGAAAGCGTGCGTGGTGGATTTGGTTTTTTAGAGAAAATTTTCATTCCTCCAGCCACAAAACCAGGGAGAATCCCAGTTCCTACCCATTTAAGCAAATATGTAGGTGCTTTTGTGTACCAGTGTTTACGATTTGTTTGAAAATAGAAATCGATAAATTTATCGGCAGCAATAGCAGAAGTTGATGGAATTTCTGGAGTTGTTGTAATTTCTTCTATTCCATTATTTAAGCGTTCTGAAATATCAATAGCAGCGTGGTGAATGTTAACGACAGCTTGGTCTCTTAATGATCTGAAATAGTTAATGTTAAACATTCTTTGTTGTTGCATACGTTCAGTTTGAGCATTTGGTGCAAAAACAGCTCCTGTAAGCGTTGTTGCCAGAACAATCATACGGATTGTGTTTTTTGTAAAGGTCATAGTTTTCCCTCCCCGGTTTTCCCTTTATAAAAAGTATAATCTTATGTTACAGGCAGAAAACCTTGCTTTCAAATACCTATTCCTAGAAATGAAAAAAGGGTTGTTTTTGCAAAAAAATGGGGGTTTTTAGGGGGTTTCATCAAAAATAGATTTCTGCAGAGATATGCTTTCGACTAAAAATTTTTTCCGCAGAGCCATCATTTTTGAGGGAGGGATTTGTCTTCCTCGGGGAGTTTTTTGTAAGAGTCCTTGCCGAAGGAGGTATGGTTCACAAAAATCTTCGATTGTTTCTTTGTCTTCGCCGGTGATTGCAGCAAGGGTTTCAAGGCCGACAGGTCCGCCATCAAAATCTCTTAATAATACAAGAAGGATTTCGCGATCGAGTTTACTGAGTCCATCATCATCTAAGCCCAAAAAGCTTAATCCTTGTTTTGCCAGATCCATTGAAATATGAGAATTGTTTCCATGCACTTGGGCAAAATCGCGAACTCTACGTAAAATTCGTTTTACAATTCGCGGAGTTCCTCTGGCTCGTGAGCCTATTAATGTTGCGGCATCTGGATCGATTGAGATGTTGAGGTATTTTGCGTTTTGTTCAGCAATTGTTCCAAGCTCTTCGGCTGTATAAAAATCAAGCCGTTCAACGATTCCAAATCGAGTTTGCAGGGGTGCAGAGATCATACCTGTTTTTGTGGTAGCTCCAATCAGCGTGAAGGGATTGAGGGGAAGTCTGACAGATTTTGCCATCGCTCCTTGGCCAATCATCATATCAACCGCAAATTCTTGCATGGCAGAGTACAATACTTCTTCAACTGGTTTGGGGAGCCGATGAATTTCGTCGATAAATAATACTTCTCGTGGTGCAAGCCCGGAAAGTATCGCAACAAGATCGCCTCCGCGCTCTAAAACTGGAGCACTGGTGACTTTGAAGGGAACATTTAATTCCTTTGCGATAACTCTTGCTAGGGTTGTTTTTCCAAGACCTGCTGGTCCAAAGATGAGTAGATGGTCAAGAGGTTCTTCTCGCTGGGCACATGCTTTGACATACACGGAGAGTTTTTGTTTGATGACTTCTTGTCCAAGATAGTCCTGAAAGGTTTGGGGACCATCTTGTTGTTGAATATCCTCTGGTTTTTGTTGAAAATTAAAAAGTTCAATAGGTCCGTTGAGCGTTGATTTCATTATAAACCAGGGCTAGTCAGCATCATTTGTTGACCAAAAGATATCACATATCAGTTGATTTATACAAAAAATATGCGTTTTTACCACCAAATCCAGTGATCAATGTCGGGTAAGATATCAAAGATGTTTTTATATGCTCCGTTTTGCTTTTTTGCACACAGCATTCTTTGTCGTATTGAAGGGTAATTGGAGTACCCATATAATTTGAAGCAGTTATTTATCCATTCTGTTCCATATTTAATGATTTGCCCGACTGAGGAAAGTTTGGTTTTGGGAGATTTATTTTTTTTGGTGATTTCAGCAAGGGTTGCAAACTCTAGAGCCTTGATAAATTCTTTTGTTGAGTGAAATTTTAGTAAAAAATGATCAGATTCATGAACAAACATTCTATTAAGTGCTGATAACATGAGCCATGGAATGTCGTGCTTACTGTAAAAATTAAATGCTCTGGAGGCATTTTTCCAAAGGTTTTCTCGATTCATTGCAAGATTCCAAGCTTGAGCTTGAGATGCGCTATTAGCAGCTGCATAAAAGCACTTTACGAATGAAATAGTGCAGAGTGCTAAAAGTGTTATTTCATGATGATAATAATTAAAATGGGCAAATTCATGACAGCTCATTACACTAAAATTTTTGAAGAGTTCTGGTTCTTTTGTTGTGGGTGTTTCAAGCCAAAATTCATTAATTATGAGACTGTTTTTGGTAAAAAAACGAACTGCTTTTACAGCGCAGGACGCATTTTTTTTGATGTAAATAGATGTAATTGTTTGGCCGGTCTTATTTTGAATATCCGTTATTATTTCTTCTATTTTTTTTAATCGACGAATTTTTTGTAGATACAATTCATCCTGATCAGACAGTTGTTGTTTGTATTCTGACAAGGTTGAAATACCAAGTTTTAAGCGAAGGTCTACGGGAAAAAACTGAGGCCAAACAACTTGCCCAATATGCCAGGCGCTGTAGCTCAAACTAGTTAAAAGAGCCCATTTATTTTTATTTTCAGATCGTTTTATGCCTTCTAGTAACCAGTGTTCAACTGTTTTTTCAATAGCGTAAGTAAACCCTTTGACCTTTGGGGTCCATAAAAAGAGCGCAAGAATAAATAAAAAAGATGATATTTGCGTTTTTTTCATACTATTAAATAAAAAACAATAAGAAAGATACCGATTATTTATTTAGTGTACTGCATATTTTTAGAAATGCTTGGTAAAAAAAAACCTTTATTTAAGCGCAAAAATATTAAAAAAAGGCCTTTTAAACGTTACAGGCTGATCAGAAGAGTTAAAAACAGGGCTAAAATCCCGAGTAGTCCAAGCATCCATCTTGTTTGGCCGGCAAATGGGGATTGTCTTTCGGTTTGATTTTGAGAAAGGGTGATCGAAAGAACAATAAGTGTAATTGCCATGCAGACCAAAAGAGTAATGCCAAGGTGATTCATGAGAGGAATGAGTTGTTGAAGGTAGCTGACAAGCCACGTGATTGAAAGGCCAGAGAGTGCCCCTAGGCATGAAAATAGCCTGTACTGATATGAATTAATCATAAATGAGGCTATTGCTAAGAAGGTTAGACCAAGGATAAGAAGGTACAGGATTATTATGGTGTAGGTCGCGATTCCTTTGTGTTCAAAAATGATATTAATTTCAGGAATTATTTTTCTATTTCCGTAGCCGAATTGTTTGTCTGTTGATGTGTCGATGTGGATATTGGCAAGGCCTTGAACTTCATGAGAGAGTGACAAGGCTGTATGCGTTCCTTGGTATTGAATATTTTTTGCTGAAAGATTGTCATTTTGAATCGTTAAAGTACTTTTTACCGGTGCGAATGGAAATCGCGTAGAGTCAGAGGGAGTTGTTCGCAACTGAGCTTTGATAAGTTGCTTGGTTGTTATGATCTGGTTTTGGTTGATATGAGAACTTATTTTTTTGATCGAATGGTTTTCTGAGCCTCTTATCGAGATTGCATCAAGATCGTGAGATGATTCTGACCCGGCATGGTAGGAATACGATAAAATTCCTTCAACGGTAACACCGCCAAAATCACCACGGTATTGAGTGCTTGCGGGAAGAAGTGATTTTAGTTCAAATCCGATATCAATTGGCGTTGCGTGCGGATAGAGTGGCTTTTGGTGAACTATTTCTTCAAATGATGGATTGATGATTGCCGTGTGATAAGTGGTAAACACGGTTAATCCCGAATAAATCATAATCGCGAGAAGGGCGTATTTTTGAATAGTTCGTTGCGACCGAAGAATAGCAACATTCACTTTGTTTGGAATTTGTTGTGCAACGAGTAGAAGCTGTGTGGCTGTATTTAGGGTTGCATTGTAAAGCTTATTTGATATTTCAATTGTTTTAGATACAGCCCAATGGAATGGGCTCAGAATGATGTTTGTTACAACGACCATTTGAAGGTAAGCTGCGGACAAGACTTTATAGAATGTTTTTATAGCGCGAGCAAGTTGAAGCGCAATCCAGTTTGCTCCATCTTGTAAACGTGCTCCCAGGTATTGAGAAACTCTAAATGCGCCGTAAGGCATTTTAATGAATATGAATCCAGCGGTTCCATAGAGTGCATGTTTGCTAAGTGTACCTACCAAGAGAGCTTTTGGGGCAAT from Candidatus Dependentiae bacterium includes these protein-coding regions:
- a CDS encoding GNAT family N-acetyltransferase, translated to MRFLVIMSICMIAVTTPIAWHIYSCEISLKNIYAISDCFLFQWNLRNEYDNTPLKNLPAHSEGKLVVLEKLNPRTFCEVIELFKNPSCSDFFFMQRNSTQVYEYDYIELLYEEYFMQLFGKMITYTVQDKSTKRIAGIIHIRDEIDETTNKRVFILGGLATPSVWGKGLSQETMKLLSTLFFQSTTSCELTAETSPYNGRCSGYLLKCGFTYSHTTHDNQLSFKLSKQNYEKILSLKK
- the ruvB gene encoding Holliday junction branch migration DNA helicase RuvB produces the protein MKSTLNGPIELFNFQQKPEDIQQQDGPQTFQDYLGQEVIKQKLSVYVKACAQREEPLDHLLIFGPAGLGKTTLARVIAKELNVPFKVTSAPVLERGGDLVAILSGLAPREVLFIDEIHRLPKPVEEVLYSAMQEFAVDMMIGQGAMAKSVRLPLNPFTLIGATTKTGMISAPLQTRFGIVERLDFYTAEELGTIAEQNAKYLNISIDPDAATLIGSRARGTPRIVKRILRRVRDFAQVHGNNSHISMDLAKQGLSFLGLDDDGLSKLDREILLVLLRDFDGGPVGLETLAAITGEDKETIEDFCEPYLLRQGLLQKTPRGRQIPPSKMMALRKKFLVESISLQKSIFDETP
- a CDS encoding GNAT family N-acetyltransferase, whose product is MDDALGIFLNAALPIHTQRTIINFHSNYRNKIMKKYSLSKNNIIFCITLFIIASIIQFAQKNYLSLNTILSMSQFALKKYKKNASFRAIFNQLPETIVIPHFFLQKYSITHFKEFAPLILEPYFLETPLQPTDYSTSEFKYKQAAPLLWNKWINEKIGKTCSYCVFNEKNTFIGTMELQAVTQKNSPAPHQVEITGFCFPASRGTSGAQKILSLITETLFSRTQIREIYARVSYKNQRCIHFLKKCNFSEIITDEKPSKELLFKYSYQPEEP